One window of the Athene noctua chromosome 5, bAthNoc1.hap1.1, whole genome shotgun sequence genome contains the following:
- the EXOSC1 gene encoding exosome complex component CSL4 isoform X1, translating to MAPPARYCVPGERLCSVDEATAGGGTYTRHGFIFSSLAGCLEKRSEDNGLPVVSVVRDAESQLLPDVGAVVTCKVCSINSRFAKVHILYVGSTPLKSTFRGTIRREDIRATEKDKVEVYKSFRPGDIVLAKVISLGDAQSNYLLSTAENELGVVVARSEAGVQMVPISWCEMQCPRTHTKDFRKVARVQPQFLQT from the exons ATGGCGCCTCCCGCACGGTACTGCGTCCCCG GCGAGCGGCTGTGCAGTGTGGACGAGGCCACGGCTGGCGGCGGGACCTACACCCGGCACGGCTTCATCTTCTCCTCACTGGCTGgctgcctggagaagaggagcgAGGACAACGGG ctgcctgttGTATCAGTGGTGAGAGATGCCGAGAGCCAGCTCCTGCCCGATGTGGGAGCCGTGGTGACATGCAAG GTTTGCAGCATTAACTCTCGCTTTGCCAAGGTGCACATCCTGTACGTCGGCTCCACACCACTGAAATCCACCTTCCGGGGGACGATACG AAGAGAAGATATTCGAGCCACAGAGAAAGATAAG GTAGAAGTGTACAAGAGTTTCCGCCCTGGTGATATAGTCCTGGCCAAAGTT ATCTCCCTGGGGGATGCACAGTCTAACTACCTGCTGAGCACGGCGGAGAACGAGCTGGGTGTGGTGGTGGCACGAAGTGAAGCAG GGGTGCAGATGGTGCCCATCAGCTGGTGCGAGATGCAGTGCCCGCGGACGCACACCAAGGACTTCCGTAAGGTGGCCCGTGTGCAGCCCCAGTTCCTGCAGACCTAG
- the ZDHHC16 gene encoding palmitoyltransferase ZDHHC16 isoform X1 yields the protein MPVPVGWWGWYPHIQLLLALRSAPRSSGRAEGSHWLLWTAHLDAAAPALTLPAAAWGLHRGYGSTGNWPPLKGFWGGASLPGTAPRRSVAGMRSRQRMFAAVMRLLLKCLRLGRRRRFKLVRQVEQLWHYGHLCLRSLLYNSFTNGDVVLDSLFEPIYWLVDHVTRWFGVVFVALVIGLTSSIVAIVYICLLPLILQTYTPAWICWHLAYGHWNLIMIVFHYYMAITTSPGHPPQTKDDLTGVSVCRKCIAPKPARTHHCSICNRCVLKMDHHCPWLNNCVGHYNHRYFFSFCLFMTMGCIYCSISGWEMFRDAYAAIERMKLLEKERLQVAVNQVGHPCPPAALGSVEQSCPAGWVPLGALLSRRTTRPHHPPSPSASELSTRALSTSGSCAARWLWLWVPSRCGMLPSSLVGKPASSGTSTRRRSRGCGRKARSSGTPTVMAAGITGRCFWAWIHQGTGSPVYCCPLLTCPTGQA from the exons ATGCCTGTGCCGGTGGGCTGGTGGGGCTGGTATCCTCATATCCAGCTGCTTCTAGCCTTGAGGTCAGCCCCACGCTCAtctggcagggcagaggggagcCACTGGCTCCTTTGGACAGCCCATCTggatgctgcagctcctgctcttACCCTCCCCGCTGCTGCCTGGGGGCTACACCGTGGGTATGGCAGCACAGGGAACTGGCCCCCGCTGAAGGGATTCTGGGGTGGGGCATCACTGCCTGGCACCGCACCAAG GCGCAGCGTGGCAGGGATGAGGAGCCGGCAGCGGATGTTTGCGGCGGTGATGCGCCTGCTCCTCAAGTGCCTGCGGCTGGGCCGGCGGCGGCGGTTTAAGCTGGTGCGGCAGGTGGAGCAGCTGTGGCACTACGGTCACCTCTGCCTCCGCTCCCTGCTCTACAACTCCTTCACAAACGGCGACGTGGTGCTCGACTCCCTCTTTGAGCCCATCTACTGGCTGGTGGACCACGTCACCCGGTGGTTTGGTGTG GTGTTTGTGGCCCTGGTGATCGGGCTGACTAGCTCCATCGTGGCCATCGTGTACATCTGCCTGCTGCCCCTCATCCTGCAGACCTACACACCTGCCTGGATCTGCTGGCACCTTGCCTACGGACACTGGAACCTCATCATGATTGTCTTCCACTACTACATGGCCATCACCACCTCGCCCGGGCACCCACCACAG ACCAAGGACGATCTCACCGGCGTCTCCGTCTGCAGGAAATGCATTGCCCCCAAGCCGGCTCGCACCCACCACTGCAGCATCTGCAACAG gTGCGTGCTGAAGATGGATCACCACTGCC CCTGGCTAAACAACTGTGTGGGACACTACAACCACCGCTACTTCTTCTCCTTCTGCCTGTTCATGACCATGGGCTGCATCTACTGCAGCATCAGTGGCTGGGAGATGTTCCGGGATGCCTATGCAGCCATTGAG AGAATGAAACTGCTTGAGAAGGAGAGACTGCAGGTGGCTGTCAACCAGGTGGGACATCCCTGTcccccagctgctctgggcagtgtggagcagagctgccctgcagGCTGGGTCCCGCTTGGGGCCCTGCTCTCAAG ACGTACTACCAGACCCCACCACCCACCTTCTCCTTCCGCCAGCGAGCTTTCCACAAGAGCGTTGTCTACCTCTGGGTCCTGTGCAG CTCGGTGGCTCTGGCTTTGGGTGCCCTCACGCTGTGGCATGCTGCCCTCATCACTCGTGGGGAAACCAGCATCGAGCGGCACATCAACaagaaggagaagcagaggctgtGGAAGAAAGGCAAG GTCTTCAGGAACCCCTACAGTTATGGCAGCTGGGATAACTGGAAGGTGTTTCTGGGCGTGGATACACCAAG GCACTGGCTCACCCGTGTActgctgccctctcctcacctgcCCCACGGGACAGGCCTGA
- the EXOSC1 gene encoding exosome complex component CSL4 isoform X3, producing the protein MAPPARYCVPGERLCSVDEATAGGGTYTRHGFIFSSLAGCLEKRSEDNGVEVYKSFRPGDIVLAKVISLGDAQSNYLLSTAENELGVVVARSEAGVQMVPISWCEMQCPRTHTKDFRKVARVQPQFLQT; encoded by the exons ATGGCGCCTCCCGCACGGTACTGCGTCCCCG GCGAGCGGCTGTGCAGTGTGGACGAGGCCACGGCTGGCGGCGGGACCTACACCCGGCACGGCTTCATCTTCTCCTCACTGGCTGgctgcctggagaagaggagcgAGGACAACGGG GTAGAAGTGTACAAGAGTTTCCGCCCTGGTGATATAGTCCTGGCCAAAGTT ATCTCCCTGGGGGATGCACAGTCTAACTACCTGCTGAGCACGGCGGAGAACGAGCTGGGTGTGGTGGTGGCACGAAGTGAAGCAG GGGTGCAGATGGTGCCCATCAGCTGGTGCGAGATGCAGTGCCCGCGGACGCACACCAAGGACTTCCGTAAGGTGGCCCGTGTGCAGCCCCAGTTCCTGCAGACCTAG
- the EXOSC1 gene encoding exosome complex component CSL4 isoform X2: MAPPARYCVPGERLCSVDEATAGGGTYTRHGFIFSSLAGCLEKRSEDNGVCSINSRFAKVHILYVGSTPLKSTFRGTIRREDIRATEKDKVEVYKSFRPGDIVLAKVISLGDAQSNYLLSTAENELGVVVARSEAGVQMVPISWCEMQCPRTHTKDFRKVARVQPQFLQT, encoded by the exons ATGGCGCCTCCCGCACGGTACTGCGTCCCCG GCGAGCGGCTGTGCAGTGTGGACGAGGCCACGGCTGGCGGCGGGACCTACACCCGGCACGGCTTCATCTTCTCCTCACTGGCTGgctgcctggagaagaggagcgAGGACAACGGG GTTTGCAGCATTAACTCTCGCTTTGCCAAGGTGCACATCCTGTACGTCGGCTCCACACCACTGAAATCCACCTTCCGGGGGACGATACG AAGAGAAGATATTCGAGCCACAGAGAAAGATAAG GTAGAAGTGTACAAGAGTTTCCGCCCTGGTGATATAGTCCTGGCCAAAGTT ATCTCCCTGGGGGATGCACAGTCTAACTACCTGCTGAGCACGGCGGAGAACGAGCTGGGTGTGGTGGTGGCACGAAGTGAAGCAG GGGTGCAGATGGTGCCCATCAGCTGGTGCGAGATGCAGTGCCCGCGGACGCACACCAAGGACTTCCGTAAGGTGGCCCGTGTGCAGCCCCAGTTCCTGCAGACCTAG
- the ZDHHC16 gene encoding palmitoyltransferase ZDHHC16 isoform X3 has protein sequence MPVPVGWWGWYPHIQLLLALRSAPRSSGRAEGSHWLLWTAHLDAAAPALTLPAAAWGLHRGYGSTGNWPPLKGFWGGASLPGTAPRRSVAGMRSRQRMFAAVMRLLLKCLRLGRRRRFKLVRQVEQLWHYGHLCLRSLLYNSFTNGDVVLDSLFEPIYWLVDHVTRWFGVVFVALVIGLTSSIVAIVYICLLPLILQTYTPAWICWHLAYGHWNLIMIVFHYYMAITTSPGHPPQTKDDLTGVSVCRKCIAPKPARTHHCSICNRCVLKMDHHCPWLNNCVGHYNHRYFFSFCLFMTMGCIYCSISGWEMFRDAYAAIETYYQTPPPTFSFRQRAFHKSVVYLWVLCSSVALALGALTLWHAALITRGETSIERHINKKEKQRLWKKGKVFRNPYSYGSWDNWKVFLGVDTPRHWLTRVLLPSPHLPHGTGLSWDLPPCVTEQRSPLLAI, from the exons ATGCCTGTGCCGGTGGGCTGGTGGGGCTGGTATCCTCATATCCAGCTGCTTCTAGCCTTGAGGTCAGCCCCACGCTCAtctggcagggcagaggggagcCACTGGCTCCTTTGGACAGCCCATCTggatgctgcagctcctgctcttACCCTCCCCGCTGCTGCCTGGGGGCTACACCGTGGGTATGGCAGCACAGGGAACTGGCCCCCGCTGAAGGGATTCTGGGGTGGGGCATCACTGCCTGGCACCGCACCAAG GCGCAGCGTGGCAGGGATGAGGAGCCGGCAGCGGATGTTTGCGGCGGTGATGCGCCTGCTCCTCAAGTGCCTGCGGCTGGGCCGGCGGCGGCGGTTTAAGCTGGTGCGGCAGGTGGAGCAGCTGTGGCACTACGGTCACCTCTGCCTCCGCTCCCTGCTCTACAACTCCTTCACAAACGGCGACGTGGTGCTCGACTCCCTCTTTGAGCCCATCTACTGGCTGGTGGACCACGTCACCCGGTGGTTTGGTGTG GTGTTTGTGGCCCTGGTGATCGGGCTGACTAGCTCCATCGTGGCCATCGTGTACATCTGCCTGCTGCCCCTCATCCTGCAGACCTACACACCTGCCTGGATCTGCTGGCACCTTGCCTACGGACACTGGAACCTCATCATGATTGTCTTCCACTACTACATGGCCATCACCACCTCGCCCGGGCACCCACCACAG ACCAAGGACGATCTCACCGGCGTCTCCGTCTGCAGGAAATGCATTGCCCCCAAGCCGGCTCGCACCCACCACTGCAGCATCTGCAACAG gTGCGTGCTGAAGATGGATCACCACTGCC CCTGGCTAAACAACTGTGTGGGACACTACAACCACCGCTACTTCTTCTCCTTCTGCCTGTTCATGACCATGGGCTGCATCTACTGCAGCATCAGTGGCTGGGAGATGTTCCGGGATGCCTATGCAGCCATTGAG ACGTACTACCAGACCCCACCACCCACCTTCTCCTTCCGCCAGCGAGCTTTCCACAAGAGCGTTGTCTACCTCTGGGTCCTGTGCAG CTCGGTGGCTCTGGCTTTGGGTGCCCTCACGCTGTGGCATGCTGCCCTCATCACTCGTGGGGAAACCAGCATCGAGCGGCACATCAACaagaaggagaagcagaggctgtGGAAGAAAGGCAAG GTCTTCAGGAACCCCTACAGTTATGGCAGCTGGGATAACTGGAAGGTGTTTCTGGGCGTGGATACACCAAG GCACTGGCTCACCCGTGTActgctgccctctcctcacctgcCCCACGGGACAGGCCTGAGCTGGGACCTGCCTCCCTGCGTGACCGAGCAGCGCTCACCGCTCCTGGCCATCTGA
- the ZDHHC16 gene encoding palmitoyltransferase ZDHHC16 isoform X2: MPVPVGWWGWYPHIQLLLALRSAPRSSGRAEGSHWLLWTAHLDAAAPALTLPAAAWGLHRGYGSTGNWPPLKGFWGGASLPGTAPRRSVAGMRSRQRMFAAVMRLLLKCLRLGRRRRFKLVRQVEQLWHYGHLCLRSLLYNSFTNGDVVLDSLFEPIYWLVDHVTRWFGVVFVALVIGLTSSIVAIVYICLLPLILQTYTPAWICWHLAYGHWNLIMIVFHYYMAITTSPGHPPQTKDDLTGVSVCRKCIAPKPARTHHCSICNRCVLKMDHHCPWLNNCVGHYNHRYFFSFCLFMTMGCIYCSISGWEMFRDAYAAIERMKLLEKERLQVAVNQTYYQTPPPTFSFRQRAFHKSVVYLWVLCSSVALALGALTLWHAALITRGETSIERHINKKEKQRLWKKGKVFRNPYSYGSWDNWKVFLGVDTPRHWLTRVLLPSPHLPHGTGLSWDLPPCVTEQRSPLLAI; encoded by the exons ATGCCTGTGCCGGTGGGCTGGTGGGGCTGGTATCCTCATATCCAGCTGCTTCTAGCCTTGAGGTCAGCCCCACGCTCAtctggcagggcagaggggagcCACTGGCTCCTTTGGACAGCCCATCTggatgctgcagctcctgctcttACCCTCCCCGCTGCTGCCTGGGGGCTACACCGTGGGTATGGCAGCACAGGGAACTGGCCCCCGCTGAAGGGATTCTGGGGTGGGGCATCACTGCCTGGCACCGCACCAAG GCGCAGCGTGGCAGGGATGAGGAGCCGGCAGCGGATGTTTGCGGCGGTGATGCGCCTGCTCCTCAAGTGCCTGCGGCTGGGCCGGCGGCGGCGGTTTAAGCTGGTGCGGCAGGTGGAGCAGCTGTGGCACTACGGTCACCTCTGCCTCCGCTCCCTGCTCTACAACTCCTTCACAAACGGCGACGTGGTGCTCGACTCCCTCTTTGAGCCCATCTACTGGCTGGTGGACCACGTCACCCGGTGGTTTGGTGTG GTGTTTGTGGCCCTGGTGATCGGGCTGACTAGCTCCATCGTGGCCATCGTGTACATCTGCCTGCTGCCCCTCATCCTGCAGACCTACACACCTGCCTGGATCTGCTGGCACCTTGCCTACGGACACTGGAACCTCATCATGATTGTCTTCCACTACTACATGGCCATCACCACCTCGCCCGGGCACCCACCACAG ACCAAGGACGATCTCACCGGCGTCTCCGTCTGCAGGAAATGCATTGCCCCCAAGCCGGCTCGCACCCACCACTGCAGCATCTGCAACAG gTGCGTGCTGAAGATGGATCACCACTGCC CCTGGCTAAACAACTGTGTGGGACACTACAACCACCGCTACTTCTTCTCCTTCTGCCTGTTCATGACCATGGGCTGCATCTACTGCAGCATCAGTGGCTGGGAGATGTTCCGGGATGCCTATGCAGCCATTGAG AGAATGAAACTGCTTGAGAAGGAGAGACTGCAGGTGGCTGTCAACCAG ACGTACTACCAGACCCCACCACCCACCTTCTCCTTCCGCCAGCGAGCTTTCCACAAGAGCGTTGTCTACCTCTGGGTCCTGTGCAG CTCGGTGGCTCTGGCTTTGGGTGCCCTCACGCTGTGGCATGCTGCCCTCATCACTCGTGGGGAAACCAGCATCGAGCGGCACATCAACaagaaggagaagcagaggctgtGGAAGAAAGGCAAG GTCTTCAGGAACCCCTACAGTTATGGCAGCTGGGATAACTGGAAGGTGTTTCTGGGCGTGGATACACCAAG GCACTGGCTCACCCGTGTActgctgccctctcctcacctgcCCCACGGGACAGGCCTGAGCTGGGACCTGCCTCCCTGCGTGACCGAGCAGCGCTCACCGCTCCTGGCCATCTGA